Proteins encoded together in one Desulfosporosinus meridiei DSM 13257 window:
- a CDS encoding transposase, whose product MSLQKVDESYTTQTCPVCGNEHTVFAEGRKKPSSRIYNCTCGYQEHRDIHGAKNILSNYKYGKFREILLDQQKYLRIA is encoded by the coding sequence ATAAGTCTACAAAAAGTCGATGAATCCTATACAACACAAACGTGTCCCGTTTGTGGGAACGAACACACTGTGTTCGCCGAAGGCAGAAAGAAACCATCCTCTAGGATTTACAATTGTACTTGCGGTTATCAGGAACATCGGGATATCCACGGAGCGAAGAACATCTTGAGTAACTACAAATATGGGAAGTTCCGGGAAATATTATTGGATCAACAAAAGTATCTACGGATCGCCTAA
- a CDS encoding DUF5131 family protein, with protein sequence MNPEWVLSIKNDCDYQGVSFYFKQWGGINKKKNGSIIVGEDLGCYAGNRG encoded by the coding sequence ATGAATCCTGAGTGGGTGTTATCCATCAAGAATGACTGCGACTATCAAGGCGTTAGCTTTTATTTCAAACAATGGGGTGGGATAAACAAGAAGAAAAATGGTTCGATTATTGTTGGGGAAGACTTGGGATGCTATGCCGGAAATCGGGGCTAA
- a CDS encoding class I SAM-dependent methyltransferase has product MIEEGYKKRYKAGETPWDLGRPDFNLIQTVTTMDIIPCKTLEIGCGTGNNSIWLSKNNFDVIGIDTSEIAIQKAVEKASIDNVKCTFIVNDILSNKIDGAPFDFAFDRGCFHSFNSDEERKIFTEKVASLLEDDGLWLSLVGNADEKRDFPGPPQRTARDIVNTVEPYFEILSLVSGRFDSNHPSPPRAWVCLMRKRRSELSGKI; this is encoded by the coding sequence ATGATAGAGGAAGGTTACAAGAAAAGATATAAAGCAGGAGAAACTCCTTGGGATCTTGGCAGACCTGATTTTAACCTTATTCAGACAGTAACCACGATGGACATAATACCTTGTAAAACACTGGAAATCGGCTGCGGTACTGGTAATAACTCCATATGGCTTTCCAAAAACAACTTTGATGTTATAGGTATTGATACTTCAGAGATTGCAATACAGAAGGCCGTAGAGAAGGCTTCAATTGATAATGTCAAATGTACCTTTATTGTAAATGATATCCTTTCAAACAAGATCGATGGGGCTCCATTTGACTTTGCTTTTGACAGGGGCTGTTTTCATTCATTTAATTCGGATGAGGAACGGAAGATTTTTACTGAAAAAGTTGCTTCTCTTTTAGAAGATGATGGTCTGTGGCTTAGTCTAGTTGGCAACGCTGATGAAAAACGTGATTTTCCAGGTCCACCGCAGCGTACAGCCAGAGATATTGTCAACACTGTTGAGCCCTACTTCGAGATCCTTTCCCTGGTTTCAGGCCGTTTTGATTCTAACCACCCAAGCCCGCCTAGAGCCTGGGTTTGTCTAATGCGCAAAAGGCGTTCAGAATTAAGCGGTAAGATTTAA